In bacterium, the genomic stretch GGTGGATTCACTTATTCCAGGAACACTTCGGCAGACGATGAAGACAAGTCCTTGAACTTGCTCACCTGTAAGCTGCTGGCCGGTTTTTGTGTGTACAACGACCATTGCGCTTGCTTGTTTTTCATTATCAGCAAAAGGCGAGTCAGATCCCTGATTAATAATCACACGAGCAGAATCAACCGGCCCCAAATGTTGGATCGTTTTCTGCAATTCCTCTTCGAGCATTACACGGATTTCTTGTTTCTGCATGTCCTGTGTCTGCCCGAAGGGCATCTTCTCCATGCGGTAATAGCCCAAAGCGGATTGAGAAGGGAGGTTATCTTTAGCTAGGGTGATGCGCATATCATCCCGGTTCTTGCTCGGCACTTCAATCGTAGTGCTATCGTTACTTAGGCGATAGGGCACCTTTTGGGTCTTTAAGCGATCGACAATGGCTCCTGCGTCTGAAGGGGCTAGACCGCTATAAAGCACTGCCCAGTCAGGCGTGCTTGCCCAAAAGCCGACCGATACCAATAGAACTAAAAGGCCAACGCCTCCGACTAGCGCTATCATGCGGCTAGTCGGGTTCATTGTCTGCCACCAAGCTTGTATCCTGGCGGTGAGTCCGTTCATAAATTAAGCTCCCGTCTCTAACGTTTCAAAAATAAGTTGAGATTAAATCTCACTAAACCTGCATGCGGCTAATTTCTTGGTAAGCCTCAATAATCTTATTGCGGACCTGCACGGTGAGTTGTAAAGCGGTGTTTGCGCGTTCCATCGCAAGCATCACCTGGTGAAGCTCAACCGGTTTGCCTTTGGCAAAATCGGTAACCATCGCAGCGCTCTTTTGCTGTGCTCCATTAATCTGTTCAAGCACATTGCTGAGCATCTGGCCGAAATCTTGATTTCCTTCAACCTTATTAGTCTCAGCCCCGAGTCTGGTTATCGATTCAATCCCCCCCGGGCTTGACGGTGAGGTTAATCGCTGAATCGATGATCCAGCAGTCGGGCCTGTCAGTCCTGTAATCGATTCAATTCTCATAGCATTCCTCCGAGTCTAGTTTCCTAGACTTTCCCAATCTCCAACGCTTTTAGTACCATAGTCTTGGCGGCGTTGAAGGCAGTGACATTGGCTTCATAGGCTCGGCTTGCCGCAATTAAGTCGACCATTTCCGTTACCGGATTGACGTTTGGCATACTAACGATGCCGGTCTTTTTGTCGGCAAGCGGACTGCTGGGGTTGTATTCTTCACGAAACG encodes the following:
- the fliF gene encoding flagellar basal-body MS-ring/collar protein FliF codes for the protein MNGLTARIQAWWQTMNPTSRMIALVGGVGLLVLLVSVGFWASTPDWAVLYSGLAPSDAGAIVDRLKTQKVPYRLSNDSTTIEVPSKNRDDMRITLAKDNLPSQSALGYYRMEKMPFGQTQDMQKQEIRVMLEEELQKTIQHLGPVDSARVIINQGSDSPFADNEKQASAMVVVHTKTGQQLTGEQVQGLVFIVCRSVPGISESTVAVVDGDGRPLWDGSQAKEGGMGIASTKHDAEVNYAAELQSQIRQHLDTVFGAGKSTVWVRAELNFDQMSEHREEGIAGPKTSEAEEQETMQKGGATPAGVIGAIPPASVGGITTTSSTTEGGGYVRTAKTSSRATGHIIRETKSALGKVDQLSVAVFLDESITPEATAELKLW
- the fliE gene encoding flagellar hook-basal body complex protein FliE, giving the protein MRIESITGLTGPTAGSSIQRLTSPSSPGGIESITRLGAETNKVEGNQDFGQMLSNVLEQINGAQQKSAAMVTDFAKGKPVELHQVMLAMERANTALQLTVQVRNKIIEAYQEISRMQV